The following coding sequences lie in one Populus trichocarpa isolate Nisqually-1 chromosome 14, P.trichocarpa_v4.1, whole genome shotgun sequence genomic window:
- the LOC18105042 gene encoding actin-related protein 2/3 complex subunit 5A, which produces MAGRGEIVEAESAEAEAIITRIEHKTRKIESLLKQGRPVEALKTALEGSPPKTRDERCKSANWIVVHRALMAIKDVDSLFSALDPEYYDILMKYLYRGLSTGDRPTCDQCLRIHEKLTEKAGLGCILRSLADTVNTV; this is translated from the exons atGGCAGGGAGAGGAGAGATAGTGGAAGCAGAGAGCGCAGAGGCAGAGGCTATAATCACAAGAATAGAACACAAAACTCGCAAGATCGAAAGCCTACTCAAACA GGGCAGACCCGTTGAGGCTCTCAAAACGGCTCTGGAAGGCTCGCCTCCAAAGACTCGAGATGAGAGATGCAag TCAGCGAATTGGATAGTGGTGCACAGAGCTCTAATGGCAATAAAAGATGTGGATTCATTGTTCTCTGCTTTAGATCCTGAGTACTATGATATTCTCATGAA GTACTTGTACAGGGGATTGTCAACTGGAGATCGGCCCACATGCGACCAATGCCTGCGGATACATGAAAAGTTAACAGAAAAGGCTGGATTGGGTTGCATATTGCGTTCCCTTGCAGACACTGTGAATACCGTTTGA
- the LOC18105043 gene encoding uncharacterized protein LOC18105043, with translation MTLLNSPPSFFSSRTSPHVLLSFPSKSSFLHLLFSPFPHPPNSRKNLVSPSMADPVSYSKPHFPLKELHNSKPVTKINKSSSSSFTSRVLCKSLFFVLFLVLIPLFPSQAPEFISHSTILTIFWDLAHLLFIGLAVCYGFFSSRNVEDFDFEPPPHYSDDSQSSYVSRIFHFSPIFEDGSENLSGFDDKNVYQNWDSQYYRGESMVNDTNGLELNKIGQRYYRGESMVDVANGNERNEGGSSDAENGFENSFENGDSNVVQSWNSQYFQVESTVVVSQPNYSLDEYGNLGQANGYRPLGLPVRSLNPRVRNLDSPQFSNGSESGTSFSGSGSADGSGRSVKENDFGDMGPTNLEGMLDETVALPSQSPWRPRFETREIREKVGSSSGGYSHFRPLSVDETQFESLKSQSFISTTSLSSQGNPGPQHLDPSHFRPLSVDETQFESLKSQAFRSTTSLSSQGNPGPQHLGPSHFRPLSADEAQFESLKSQSFRSTTSLSSQGSSASYSPTTLSPSRSVSSEMPNSETEELGENKSYRASYPPTSQSPTTRKADAPLNAFHLRRYSSGSLFQKDSRRSLKDELKDLKGKRNEDTMGSREAGHGSLRSVQKPATRNEDTMGSTEAGQGSLRSVQKPATPVKISSLKGKSVRTIRASRYAAETIKAGEMSRNHIDDKVGKICNEAQTVNMGKDEMERGPDNMLIGADKKNSDAQHHMSKPTLSKYKKKENEVISESVTVESTEDSESENDISRVSSDEDSAPAIYNDAGDYSSEVDKKAGEFIAKFREQIRLQKVASIERSKGKRMNGTYVR, from the coding sequence ATGACACTTTTGAATTCGCCTCCTTCTTTCTTCTCATCACGGACCTCACCCCATgttctcctttcctttccttcaaAGTCTTCCTTCCTTCACCTCCTCTTTTCCCCATTCCCACACCCACCAAACAGCAGAAAAAACCTTGTTTCTCCATCAATGGCAGATCCAGTCTCATATTCCAAGCCCCATTTCCCACTCAAGGAGCTTCACAACTCTAAGCCCGTCACCAAAATCAATAAGTCGTCGTCGTCATCTTTCACTAGTCGCGTCCTCTGTAAGTCTCTCTTTTTCGTGCTCTTTCTTGTTCTTATTCCACTATTTCCTTCACAAGCTCCTGAATTTATCAGTCACTCTACTATTCTCACCATATTCTGGGACCTTGCTCACCTTCTTTTCATTGGCCTAGCTGTATGTTATGGCTTTTTTAGTAGTAGAAATGTTGAAGATTTTGACTTTGAACCACCACCCCACTACTCCGATGATTCACAATCATCTTATGTCTCtagaatttttcatttttctccaaTTTTTGAGGATGGGTCCGAAAATTTATCTGGGTTTGATGACAAAAATGTGTACCAGAATTGGGACTCACAGTATTATAGAGGTGAGTCAATGGTTAATGATACCAATGGTCTTGAACTGAACAAAATTGGACAACGGTACTACAGGGGTGAGTCTATGGTTGATGTTGCTAATGGTAATGAACGAAACGAGGGTGGATCTTCAGATGCTGAAAATGGCTTTGAAAATTCATTTGAGAATGGTGACAGTAATGTGGTTCAATCTTGGAATTCCCAGTATTTCCAAGTTGAATCAACAGTTGTAGTGTCTCAACCAAACTATTCACTCGATGAATATGGTAATCTAGGACAAGCAAATGGTTACAGGCCACTAGGATTGCCAGTTAGGAGTTTAAATCCGAGGGTTAGGAATCTGGATAGTCCTCAATTTAGTAATGGAAGCGAGTCTGGTACAAGCTTCTCGGGCTCGGGCTCGGCTGATGGTTCTGGAAGGAGTGTAAAGGAGAATGATTTTGGTGATATGGGTCCTACGAACTTAGAGGGGATGCTTGATGAAACTGTAGCCTTACCTTCCCAAAGTCCATGGCGTCCGAGATTTGAGACAAGGGAAATTAGAGAGAAAGTGGGTTCTTCTTCTGGAGGTTATTCACATTTTAGGCCTCTCTCAGTGGATGAAACACAGTTCGAGTCTCTCAAATCGCAATCTTTCATATCCACAACATCTTTGTCATCTCAAGGGAATCCAGGTCCACAACATCTCGATCCTTCACATTTTAGACCTCTCTCAGTTGATGAAACTCAATTCGAGTCTCTCAAGTCGCAAGCTTTCAGATCCACAACATCTTTGTCATCTCAAGGGAATCCAGGTCCACAACACCTGGGTCCTTCACATTTTAGACCTCTCTCAGCTGATGAAGCTCAATTCGAGTCTCTCAAGTCACAATCTTTCAGGTCCACAACATCGTTGTCATCCCAAGGGAGTTCAGCATCGTATTCACCAACGACGCTCTCGCCCTCACGTTCTGTTTCTTCTGAAATGCCTAACTCTGAAACCGAAGAATTAGGGGAAAACAAGAGTTACCGTGCTTCTTATCCTCCTACTTCTCAATCACCAACAACCAGGAAGGCTGATGCTCCATTGAATGCATTTCATTTGAGGAGATATAGTAGTGGCTCTTTGTTCCAAAAGGATTCCCGGAGAAGCTTGAAGGATGAGTTGAAGGAtttgaaagggaaaagaaatgaGGATACAATGGGGAGTAGAGAGGCGGGGCATGGTTCTTTGAGATCAGTTCAGAAACCTGCAACAAGAAATGAGGATACAATGGGTAGTACAGAGGCGGGGCAGGGTTCTTTGAGATCAGTTCAGAAACCTGCAACACCTGTTAAAATTTCATCACTAAAGGGAAAATCTGTTAGGACTATCAGAGCCAGCCGATATGCTGCAGAGACAATAAAAGCTGGAGAGATGAGTAGAAACCACATTGATGATAAGGTTGGAAAAATATGCAATGAAGCTCAGACAGTAAACATGGGAAAGGATGAAATGGAGAGAGGACCTGATAATATGTTAATTGGCGCCGATAAAAAGAACTCTGATGCTCAGCATCACATGTCAAAGCCAACCCTTTCGAAGtataagaagaaagaaaatgaagtaaTTTCAGAGAGTGTTACTGTGGAGTCCACAGAAGACTCAGAAAGCGAGAATGATATCTCTCGAGTAAGTTCAGATGAAGATTCCGCTCCGGCCATCTACAATGACGCAGGAGACTACTCTAGTGAGGTTGATAAGAAAGCTGGTGAATTTATAGCCAAGTTCAGGGAGCAGATCAGGCTTCAGAAAGTAGCATCTATTGAGAGATCAAAGGGCAAGCGCATGAATGGTACTTATGTTAGGTGA
- the LOC18105046 gene encoding peptidyl-prolyl cis-trans isomerase FKBP20-2, chloroplastic isoform X2 — translation MLTATSSFYPLLSKPSSPLFAYVSFVADINLIPCPALGDLFSLKKRMYIYARMQNGHVVLCHEEKLRRRFLLFFSFSSGLLSTFPSYGKTKSKNPYDERRLLEQNKRIQKENNVPEDFPSFIREGFEVKVVAPENYIKRDSGLIYRDFEVGEGDCPKDGQQVTFHYVGYNESGRRIDSTYLQGSPAKIRMGTNALIPGFEEGIRDMRPGGKRRIIVPPELGPPVGPSTFFSSKQFEVFDVELLNVKDCQRRTIGFYSDVVCN, via the exons ATGCTGACAGCAACCTCATCGTTCTATCCTCTCCTGTCTAAGCCATCTTCTCCTC TTTTTGCTTATGTGAGCTTTGTGGCAGACATAAACCTTATACCATGTCCTGCTTTGGGAGATCTCTTTTCTTTGAAGAAGCGAATG TATATATATGCCAGAATGCAGAATGGACATGTAGTATTATGTCATGAAGAGAAATTGAGGCGTAggttcctcctcttcttttctttctcatcagGCTTGCTTTCAACTTTTCCTTCTTATGGAAAGACAAAGAGCAAGAACCCGTATGACGAAAGACGCTTGCTGGAACAAAACAAGCGGATCCAGAAAGAGAACAATGTACCTGAAGACTTCCCAAGTTTTATCAGAGAAG GTTTTGAGGTTAAGGTAGTAGCACCAGAGAATTATATAAAACGTGACTCAGGGCTTATATACCGGGATTTTGAAGTTGGTGAAGGTGATTGCCCAAAGGATGGCCAACag GTGACTTTCCACTATGTTGGCTATAATGAGTCAGGTCGTCGCATTGACAGCACCTACTTACAGGGTTCTCCTGCGAAAATCCGCATGGGCACTAATGCATTGATTCCAG GATTTGAGGAAGGAATTCGAGACATGAGACCTGGGGGGAAGAGGAGGATAATCGTTCCTCCAGAACTTGGGCCACCG GTTGGACCTTCCACTTTTTTCAGCTCAAAACAGTTCGAAGTTTTTGATGTGGAACTTCTCAACGTTAAGGACTGTCAAAGGAGGACTATAGGATTTTACTCTGATGTTGTGTGCAACTGA
- the LOC18105046 gene encoding peptidyl-prolyl cis-trans isomerase FKBP20-2, chloroplastic isoform X4 yields the protein MLTATSSFYPLLSKPSSPHINLIPCPALGDLFSLKKRMYIYARMQNGHVVLCHEEKLRRRFLLFFSFSSGLLSTFPSYGKTKSKNPYDERRLLEQNKRIQKENNVPEDFPSFIREGFEVKVVAPENYIKRDSGLIYRDFEVGEGDCPKDGQQVTFHYVGYNESGRRIDSTYLQGSPAKIRMGTNALIPGFEEGIRDMRPGGKRRIIVPPELGPPVGPSTFFSSKQFEVFDVELLNVKDCQRRTIGFYSDVVCN from the exons ATGCTGACAGCAACCTCATCGTTCTATCCTCTCCTGTCTAAGCCATCTTCTCCTC ACATAAACCTTATACCATGTCCTGCTTTGGGAGATCTCTTTTCTTTGAAGAAGCGAATG TATATATATGCCAGAATGCAGAATGGACATGTAGTATTATGTCATGAAGAGAAATTGAGGCGTAggttcctcctcttcttttctttctcatcagGCTTGCTTTCAACTTTTCCTTCTTATGGAAAGACAAAGAGCAAGAACCCGTATGACGAAAGACGCTTGCTGGAACAAAACAAGCGGATCCAGAAAGAGAACAATGTACCTGAAGACTTCCCAAGTTTTATCAGAGAAG GTTTTGAGGTTAAGGTAGTAGCACCAGAGAATTATATAAAACGTGACTCAGGGCTTATATACCGGGATTTTGAAGTTGGTGAAGGTGATTGCCCAAAGGATGGCCAACag GTGACTTTCCACTATGTTGGCTATAATGAGTCAGGTCGTCGCATTGACAGCACCTACTTACAGGGTTCTCCTGCGAAAATCCGCATGGGCACTAATGCATTGATTCCAG GATTTGAGGAAGGAATTCGAGACATGAGACCTGGGGGGAAGAGGAGGATAATCGTTCCTCCAGAACTTGGGCCACCG GTTGGACCTTCCACTTTTTTCAGCTCAAAACAGTTCGAAGTTTTTGATGTGGAACTTCTCAACGTTAAGGACTGTCAAAGGAGGACTATAGGATTTTACTCTGATGTTGTGTGCAACTGA
- the LOC18105046 gene encoding peptidyl-prolyl cis-trans isomerase FKBP20-2, chloroplastic isoform X3 — translation MLTATSSFYPLLSKPSSPHINLIPCPALGDLFSLKKRMVRCCHNLNDDGMQNGHVVLCHEEKLRRRFLLFFSFSSGLLSTFPSYGKTKSKNPYDERRLLEQNKRIQKENNVPEDFPSFIREGFEVKVVAPENYIKRDSGLIYRDFEVGEGDCPKDGQQVTFHYVGYNESGRRIDSTYLQGSPAKIRMGTNALIPGFEEGIRDMRPGGKRRIIVPPELGPPVGPSTFFSSKQFEVFDVELLNVKDCQRRTIGFYSDVVCN, via the exons ATGCTGACAGCAACCTCATCGTTCTATCCTCTCCTGTCTAAGCCATCTTCTCCTC ACATAAACCTTATACCATGTCCTGCTTTGGGAGATCTCTTTTCTTTGAAGAAGCGAATGGTACGGTGTTGTCACAACTTGAATGATGATGG AATGCAGAATGGACATGTAGTATTATGTCATGAAGAGAAATTGAGGCGTAggttcctcctcttcttttctttctcatcagGCTTGCTTTCAACTTTTCCTTCTTATGGAAAGACAAAGAGCAAGAACCCGTATGACGAAAGACGCTTGCTGGAACAAAACAAGCGGATCCAGAAAGAGAACAATGTACCTGAAGACTTCCCAAGTTTTATCAGAGAAG GTTTTGAGGTTAAGGTAGTAGCACCAGAGAATTATATAAAACGTGACTCAGGGCTTATATACCGGGATTTTGAAGTTGGTGAAGGTGATTGCCCAAAGGATGGCCAACag GTGACTTTCCACTATGTTGGCTATAATGAGTCAGGTCGTCGCATTGACAGCACCTACTTACAGGGTTCTCCTGCGAAAATCCGCATGGGCACTAATGCATTGATTCCAG GATTTGAGGAAGGAATTCGAGACATGAGACCTGGGGGGAAGAGGAGGATAATCGTTCCTCCAGAACTTGGGCCACCG GTTGGACCTTCCACTTTTTTCAGCTCAAAACAGTTCGAAGTTTTTGATGTGGAACTTCTCAACGTTAAGGACTGTCAAAGGAGGACTATAGGATTTTACTCTGATGTTGTGTGCAACTGA
- the LOC18105045 gene encoding phosphatidylglycerophosphate phosphatase PTPMT2, translating into MYIEEINGGDQDDNSCRKVVVLDAKRVLVGAGARALFYPTLLYNVLRNKIQSEFRWWDRVDQFILLGAVPFPTDVPRLQALGVSGVVTLNESYETLVPTSLYHAHDIDHLVIPTRDYLFAPLFSDICQAVDFIHENASLGKTTYVHCKAGRGRSTTIVLCYLVEHRHMTPKSAYEHVRSIRPRVLLASSQWQAVQDYYLLKVKKITIPGCMIIQKALDLPTKEDGKQDTAAFDDGSAVLVTESDLDGYDATCALGVVGNDMLREPSLACKVQFASQAAISRLSCLWLGYQPDQKSSTKKLRSSIRASQLSSITVDIRVC; encoded by the exons ATGTATATCGAAGAAATAAATGGAGGAGATCAAGATGACAATTCATGCAGAAAAGTTGTCGTTTTGGACGCGAAGAGAGTCTTGGTAGGTGCTGGAGCTCGTGCTCTCTTTTACCCTACACTGTTGTACAATGTTTTGAGAAATAAGATTCAGTCCGAGTTTCGTTGGTGGGATAGAGTCGATCAG tttatattgTTAGGAGCGGTTCCATTTCCGACAGATGTTCCACGATTGCAGGCATTAGGTGTGTCTGGAGTGGTTACATTGAATGAATCATACGAGACTTTGGTTCCTACATCACTATATCAT gctCATGATATTGATCATTTGGTCATTCCGACAAGAGACTATCTGTTTGCTCCTTTGTTTAGTGATATATGCCAAGCTGTGGATTTCATACATG AAAATGCCTCTCTTGGGAAGACAACATATGTTCATTGCAAGGCTGGTAGGGGGCGCAGTACAACCATTGTTCTCTGTTACCTA GTGGAACACAGGCACATGACGCCCAAATCTGCGTACGAGCATGTGAGATCTATTAGGCCTAGGGTACTTTTGGCCTCTTCTCAATGGCAG GCTGTTCAAGACTACTATCTtctcaaggtaaaaaaaattactatcccTGGCTGTATGATAATTCAAAAAGCATTAGATCTTCCAACCAAAGAGGATGGAAAACAGGACACCGCAGCTTTTGATGATGGATCTGCTGTGCTGGTAACAGAATCTGACCTTGATGGATATGATGCTACTTGTGCCTTGGGTGTTGTGGGTAATGACATGTTGAGAGAGCCAAGCCTGGCTTGCAAGGTTCAGTTTGCTAGTCAGGCTGCTATCTCCAGACTTTCATGCTTGTGGCTTGGGTACCAACCCGACCAGAAATCCTCAACAAAGAAACTCAGAAGCTCCATCAGGGCTAGTCAGTTGAGTAGCATTACTGTGGACATTCGGGTGTGTTGA
- the LOC18105046 gene encoding peptidyl-prolyl cis-trans isomerase FKBP20-2, chloroplastic isoform X1, which translates to MLTATSSFYPLLSKPSSPLFAYVSFVADINLIPCPALGDLFSLKKRMVRCCHNLNDDGMQNGHVVLCHEEKLRRRFLLFFSFSSGLLSTFPSYGKTKSKNPYDERRLLEQNKRIQKENNVPEDFPSFIREGFEVKVVAPENYIKRDSGLIYRDFEVGEGDCPKDGQQVTFHYVGYNESGRRIDSTYLQGSPAKIRMGTNALIPGFEEGIRDMRPGGKRRIIVPPELGPPVGPSTFFSSKQFEVFDVELLNVKDCQRRTIGFYSDVVCN; encoded by the exons ATGCTGACAGCAACCTCATCGTTCTATCCTCTCCTGTCTAAGCCATCTTCTCCTC TTTTTGCTTATGTGAGCTTTGTGGCAGACATAAACCTTATACCATGTCCTGCTTTGGGAGATCTCTTTTCTTTGAAGAAGCGAATGGTACGGTGTTGTCACAACTTGAATGATGATGG AATGCAGAATGGACATGTAGTATTATGTCATGAAGAGAAATTGAGGCGTAggttcctcctcttcttttctttctcatcagGCTTGCTTTCAACTTTTCCTTCTTATGGAAAGACAAAGAGCAAGAACCCGTATGACGAAAGACGCTTGCTGGAACAAAACAAGCGGATCCAGAAAGAGAACAATGTACCTGAAGACTTCCCAAGTTTTATCAGAGAAG GTTTTGAGGTTAAGGTAGTAGCACCAGAGAATTATATAAAACGTGACTCAGGGCTTATATACCGGGATTTTGAAGTTGGTGAAGGTGATTGCCCAAAGGATGGCCAACag GTGACTTTCCACTATGTTGGCTATAATGAGTCAGGTCGTCGCATTGACAGCACCTACTTACAGGGTTCTCCTGCGAAAATCCGCATGGGCACTAATGCATTGATTCCAG GATTTGAGGAAGGAATTCGAGACATGAGACCTGGGGGGAAGAGGAGGATAATCGTTCCTCCAGAACTTGGGCCACCG GTTGGACCTTCCACTTTTTTCAGCTCAAAACAGTTCGAAGTTTTTGATGTGGAACTTCTCAACGTTAAGGACTGTCAAAGGAGGACTATAGGATTTTACTCTGATGTTGTGTGCAACTGA